The nucleotide sequence ATTGGCATCCAGATCAGTTGAGTTGGCTTAGACACgataccacaaaacaaaaaataaatgctggCATTTTAGAAATGCTGTGTTAGCTGGAAATAAGCCATGCAAATTGAAGCAAATGAAGGAGGGTCTTAAAAGTCACTGTGTTTTTGCCAGCCAGGAAGTTGATGTCAGTGCATAagattccattttgtttcatcATACCTAGTTCTCCAAATAAAGACTTCTATCACCTTTCCACATAAGgagaaactgtaaaaaaaaagcaaagtcacTAACTAGATTTCCTGGAAGTGTTCTCACTCGTTGCCATGTAAATCATCTCTAGCGGATGCTGGGTCCTGGTGGTTACAGGTATACTTGTGAATCAGACCAAGGGTATTTATTTCAGAATCCAGAAGGTTAACTGGTAGCTCATCAAAATGTCAGCTGTTATGAACAATGATAATGGTATATTATCACTATAAAGTTAATGTAATATTCTCAGAGTAAAAATTCAAACTACTACATGTTGTATCAATTCTTTCATTCGTGTCTCTCCCATTTTGTAGTATATTTCACGGGTAAGCAGGCTTAATCCATCATaatgaagaaatacataaaaaggtTAAGATCCACTATTCAAATTCCCAGCATAATAAGCCCATGCAGATCGAAAACATGTTCACACTGTTGTCACAAATCAACATAGAACTAAATTCTGATACAGGCTCATAGGGGTGGCTTCTTGGAACCTGTTAGGGGATTTCTCAAGTTGCATCACTGCCCTGAACTCTGCCCCTCAAACCAGACCCTTTCAGAAGCATTTCAGCTATGAATAACTTAGAACATCCTTTTCATCAgccactgattaaaaaaaaaaaaaaaaaacaaaacacttaaactgaagataattttataacttctttaaGATTCTTTGGTTTTGTTACATTCCGAAGAGGCTTCTGAGCTCTCCAAATGAAGAGGCCATACATCTACTAATCTGGGGCCATCTGCTCTGACAAGTCTAATTCCACACAAAGGACCAGCACCAAAGTCCTATGGGACTAAGGCGAAGTAGAATGAGTATTAGTTTATTGATGCCAAAGAGTTGGATTATCTTATTCCCATGGGTTAGCAGGTAATGAGATTCCTAACTGCAATACAGCAAAGGAGTTAAACATAAAAGCATGTTACAAAATTATAGGAAATTCAGTATAATTGGATCCTCTCCAAAGGGGGACTTCTTATCTCAGTATTTTCGAACTCCCCTCACTGAGTCTCTAGTTTATTTACAGTGAATAACTGCTCATTGTTACCTGCTCTGATAAAAAAAACATCTAAGGACTAGTATCTGAGGCCAGACTGGATTAAGGTTTGGACTCAAGCCTTGTCTGAAGAATTCCTTGTGTTTGTGAAATTCCACCCAGATATTTTCAATGgtctttttgtatttctaaagGAATTAAAACACTTTGGTAAATAAATATGGCCATATTTGAAGTCAGTAGAATAATGAAACCATGAAAGCACTTTTAAACAAACTCTGGGTTGTAAACTCTCAAACTTTTAAACTCCAATAGCACATGCCAAAGTGGTAAACGTTCTTTTAGTGCTTCTCTGCAAAAGGCCACGTCTCCAGAGCAGTATCTTTGACTTTCATAGCATCACATCACGGCTTCATTTCATAGTTCTATTCATTACCTCTGTGACTGGATACCAACACCTCGTTCAGGGATTCCTGCTGTCGCTGAGTTCTGAGTAAAATCAACATTTGCCTTCATGCAGTGTGGCTAATATAGAAATTACACTAACGAATGTGTTAGAATTTACACACTCAGGTGAacactggttctttgaaaaagtcACCTTGAGAAGCTATATTCTAAAATTGGAAGCGgctgtttggggtgtgtgtgtgtgtgagagagagagagagagagagagacagagagacagagagagagacagagagctctaAGAAACTGCCAATCTTTTGATGTTATGATTCCTTCCTATAATTTCCACACCTGGATGTATGGATAATTAtggttttgggggggggcacaacAAATTCTGTCATCCCCtatccttttcttaaaaattcttttaaagagatggtgagtaggggaggggcagagagagagaatcccaagtgggctctgcgctgacagcacagacccctatgtggggcttgatcccacaaactgtaaaatcatgagctgagctgagaccaagagccagatgcttaaccgactgggcacccaggcactcctgtcaTTCCCTACCTATCCCCAATCCCTGTTTACACTCAACTTTGGAAGTAATTACTTTAGGGATCCTAACATGTTACCAAGACCCACAGTGGGAAATTCCTCCCGCTATACCTCTGCACGTGCAcctgagcccagcccagcccagcccagcccagctttGGGAGCTCTTACCTACTGTAGACCTTAGATAGTCATTTTGTGGGAAATTCCTTCTTTATTCCTTGTACAGCTAGCCCAATTCAACTACTGTCTCTCCACGTAGGGATCTGTCCCTCCTGAGTCAGGCTTTGGACAACTTTATGGACACTTAGGGTTTGGGTTGCTATTATTATTCGATTATATCATGGataaaaaaaagatcttgagTTGCCTGGCAATAtagtaattttaacattttaatgaaacattACAATCACCATTTCAAATAACTCCTTTTCCAAAGGTCATGTGACAAGCCAATTGAAAGCGAGGAGTATCTGAATGTGTTGCATTCTTGCAGAGGTGTGGTATGCAAAACAATTGTGCTTACTTCACAATACACAGAAAAGGTAAAATAAGAGCCTTGTCATTTGAGTGAACACTCATGTTGGCTGAATGATTCAAGTAGAGTACTAAGGGGCTATTAGTGAAAGTACTGCACAAGGCTTTGGTTTTCACTTCCTATTCTTGTGTTTCATTTACAAAGCAGGCAGCCTTTTAGTTGAAAGATTTCTGAAACAGACTATCCTCTAAAATTGGGAATCACTGTTTATATCACAACGAGTTGATGTTTTTGACTCTATTGgcacctttaatttaaaaataaaaacaaagtgcaACATAGTTGTCTCTGCTTCAACAAACAAAACTCGGGAATTTAACCAAATCCTGGTGACTCAAGTTCCTGTGTTAGGATGGACATAGGAAACAGAAGTTCTAGTACCAGATTTATCAGTCGGTAGCCACTTTGTCTGATTAGGCTTTGGTTTCTCAACTGTAACTTGATTGCCAAGATCTCTTCTAGTttcatattctatatttttattaacagcTACACAGTAATAAGATACAGTAGAActtcaggaaattccaaggcaGACAGACTTTAGTTTTCCCTTTCAATCTTGGATTGCTTTTTGTGCCTTTTGGACCGATGATAGGCTTTCAAGTCTGGATGACATGCTTTGAGGCTATGGTCGatattccttctcttttctccaggagaatctttttttgttctcttctggCATCATCTATGGGCTTCTTCTTGTTGCCAAGTCACCTACTTATTGTCACTTTTGGCAATGTCTCCATgtcttccatttttatcttttcagccAATAACGACACATTTTCTGATCAAATAGCTTCgcaaacttcattcttttgactGCTTTTGTTAATGCTCCTACTTACAGAGTGTTTTGGTAGCTTAATGGTTCAGAGTTCTAACAGTTTCCTACAATTACCTAAGAAATAGTTTCTGACAGGCCATGATAGCTCATCCGCTCGGGAAAGAATTCCTTCAGTGTGTTAACGTGGGGAAGCAGCAGacaggacaccaaaagcacaggcaacaaaagcaaaaatcaacaagtgggactcaaaagctttgcacagcaaagtaaacaacAAAACGAAAAGACAACCTGTGGAATAAGAGAGTTTATTTGCAAACCATATCCGATAAGGActtaatctccaaaatatataagaaactcttaGAACTCAATAGTAAAACACCCTagtaactcaattaaaaaatgggctaagGACTCGAATATCTAGTTCtttgaagatatacaaatggccaacaagtatatgaaaaatgttcaatgtcactaatcatcagggaatgcaaatcaaagccacaatgagatgtcatttcACATGTCAGGTTgactattttcaaaatacaaaagacaacaaagtgttggcaaggatgtagagcaatTGGAACCCTTGCACagtactggtgggaatgcaaaatggtgcagcccctaggaaaacaaaaaaaaaaatttttttttaattcctcaagaaattaaaaatataactaccatattatccagcCATCCCATTCATTTCTGGGTAgttacccaagagaattgaaatgAGGGTCTTGAACAAATAATTAGCACTCTCGTGTCCACTGTGGCACTATCCCCTCGgagccaaggcatggaaacaatccaaatgcccaacaggtgaattaataaagaaaaaatagtatataCATACTCTGGAATacaattcagccttaaaaaaggaaattttgcaATAGGCATtaatatggatgaacctcgaggacattatgttaagtggaacaagccagtcacaaaaagacaaatacttcatgAATCCACCTATATGAAGTAATGCTACTACATCCTGGATGTGAATTTTTCTGGTTGCAGGACTAGAAATGATCATGAGTTTCTGCATCAGTGAATTTGTTGCTACCTTCCAGGCAGCTGCATGGATCTTATAACTAATCATGTTTAACCTGCGAACACCTTTGTGCTAAATTGATTTGTGGCTCACATTTAGCAAGTTTATAGGTCTTCATTAAATCTATTCATGCCACTTCTGGTTCTATCTTCTTTTGTTATAATACCaaaccttttttgttgttattcttttaaaaaattttgatgtttaatCTTCTTAGTTACTTACAATTTTGGTTTGCTaccttaaatcattttttaaaaactgtgcaaGACATAGACTTCAGATCCCACTCAGTGAAAAAGGGGGAAGGAGCAAATATGGTAGTTGCATACACAGGTATGGAGCAAGACTTCCAAGGTTCAAATTCCAACTCTTGCACTCATGAGCCATATGAACCTCGGGCAAGTTCCTAGATAATGCTGTGCCTGGTTTTTGTTGTGAAAAGGAGACAAGAGttcctacctcacagggctgttttGAGCTTTaattaatatacttaaaattgtGTATTTAGAACAGAGCTTGACACATAACAAATACTCAAATGTTAGCTGTGAGGAATTTATTTTACGCTGTGGTTTAACATACATAGCTGAATTTACAATCTAATGTCAGCCTGAAGACACCAGCATTCGCATCATATCATTTAAGAGAATGTTTGGATTTGGATGTGATGCTTTACAACACTTACTAGGAAAACTCTTATCTTATTTACTCCATTTTCTGCTGACAGTATTATCCAGTACAGGCATATTTCTTTAAGGGAAGCTGGACTTAGAGAGAGGTTCAagaattctttgttttccatCAACACCtgcatattaaaaagattttaaaaaaccaaacacaacTTGTGCTTTGCCACGGTCAGAAAGAATTTGAAACAGCAACATATTAAGATTCAATaaaataggacttttttttttttttaaggcaagacCTAAGGAAAAAGATGTACATgaatgagaagggagaaaaactgTATTAGGATACATTGGCTAAAGGAAGTTACTGTAGTTGAAAACAGAACTTCATTTCCTCAGAAGGCagctgaaacaaagagaaacatgAGAGGTGTCCCAACTCTCTATTTCAGTGAAAGGAAGTTTGCCATTAATCAGGAgaaatacttttttgtttctaaGGCAGCACAGTGTATATGGAGAACATTGATCATGATGGTTTAAGAACTTTGACAGCACCTTAAAAAAGCAGAGACAGTTTACCTTTGGCAAATAACTTGTCTAACAGGGAGTCTCCATCTAATGTCCGTCCAAGGCTAAGTTCCTGATTCCACAAGCAATGCACCCTCCccccaaacttttattttcataatctcCACTTCAAACAGTAATTCTATTCTTCTAGTTGCTCAGGCTAGATGAGCCGAGTCATTGACTCCTCTTCTTTTACAACCCATATTTGATCTGCCAGCAAATATTGTCAgctctgccttcaaaatatatcGATTCTGTCCACTTTTCAGACCAGCCCCATTGCCACCACTTTGATCCATGCCACCATCATTTCTTTCCAGGGTTACTGTGATGGTCTAACTGGTCTCCCCACTATCACTTTGGTCTATTTGCATCTATTAAAATagaagtcagatcatgtcacttcctTGCTCAAAATCCTCCTGTTGCCCCCGTCTCACTGAGAATAAAAGCCAAGCCTCAGGAGGCCCTTCATGATCTAGTTTCATCCCCACACCCCACTTATCTCTATCACTTTTCCTTTTTGGCCTTTCACCCTATATGGCTACACTGGTGTTTTGCTATTACAGAAATATTCCAAGCACACTTTTACTTCAAGATTTTTGCAATTGCTACTTCTTCTGCCCAAATAATCTCCTAGATGTGGCTTTCCCTTGCCTTCCTACTTAATACTGCAAACATTCCACACACATCACATAAAACATTTTGtatctcccttccctgctttatttgtCCCTTCAACACTCTTCACTATCATGCtgtatcttctatttttcttactcatttctaTCTTCCCCACTAAAATATGAGCTCcgtgaaggcagggatttttttcttgttaaatcaCCCAAAGTTTAGAACAAGGCTTGGTGCATAGTAGATATTCAGATATCTGTTGCAAGAATTCGTGGATAAAACTTGAGGGCATGGACTAAAAGCATACTTACTTCTGAAAGTGGGAgtaggagacagaaagaataatGCAGTTCAGTAAGCAGCATTTTGATAATCTCATTTGCTACAGGGTTAATGCTTAGAACATAAACACAAAAGAATGGATCACCCATCTTTTGGCCAGTGGTCTCTAAGGTGGGATACCACAAAATGATCCATCACAATGAGGGGCCAAagtgttaaaattatatttatcttataaatttaaagaaataatggatggATTTTCATTGGtgccctcactcacttgctcaGTCTATATGTCAGAAGGTCATGCATCACACATGGTTCTTGAGGTATCCTGAGGGAGGAGTAGAGTAGCAGTATTCATGTTagatgtaattatatatttatttacatgattATTTACCCCTATACTATTTTGCATGTGtcagaatgttttttaaatgatggaagtaagcAATTACAGCTTCAGGAAGATAGCCTGGTAAAAGACTCCTCCTTCTGGATATTTACTCTTTCTTGCTTCATGACCCTAACATGTTAGATGAAGGAAATTCCCTACACAAATTAAGGAAGTATTTAGATAATTAGATCACTTTCATAAAAGAGTTAAGCCATAAAGATTACCTTTGGGAGACCTAAATGCAACTTTTTCTCCTTGGCCAGAATACTGACATTCCCTTAATACAACTGAGTAAGTAAAAGTGTTTCATTAGATATAGGCAGAATGACGGAACCAATATTCAAAATGCTTGAACAGAAAAACACCTAATGATTTAAATAGCCTGAGTTTTCAAAACTTGAATTTGATAGAAAATGAATCAGACTTTTCATAGCTGGGAGGAGAAAATTCAGGCACTTTGAGAAGAACGTGGACCTTTCATGGACATCGAGGCACTGTGTAAACAGTCTAGTATTCAACTTGCAAAGAGCCAACTCTCTAGCAGGACTTAACTAAAGCCTCAATTATTCAACCACTACACAAAGTTCCTTTATTAATAAGTAAGAGATGCTTTCCCAAGAGGACCAGCGATTTAAAGTGTTACATTAAATGCAAATTCTTCACCTATTTAAAGTGAGTATTTttgaagtgggggagaggtagattTGTCCACAagtttttgtgtctggtttcccATTCTCAGTTATGCAATAATGAACTCACAGAGACAAATTCAAGTAtctattttgaaaagtatttacttagtttgaataaattaattgcaaataaaaattagCTACAATATATAGCCTGAATAGAAATGACTAGAACAAATACAACACAGGACTTGATTTCCTTGCATTAGTCACAAAGCATGTGACTATGTGGAAAACTTCAAAATCAATTATACTTCTTTGAAAAGGGGATAACAGCAGTTACTGATACATCACAACTAGTAAACTTATAATACAAGTTTCCTGACATGCATTTCCTGAGTGAACCcaaatgatcatttttaaaaacaaggaaattctgACAAGttcaattaaagtaaaaatagttCATGGCTTCTAagcaacaggtttttttttttttaaactaaaagaaaattcagaacagCATAGTAATAGTTATGATAAATTAAAGCTATactaccacatacaaaaatttgCTAGAGTCAATTAAGTATTACACAACTTTCAAACTAAAGGAACACAaatcagaagattaaaaaaaaaaaaaagatcctgtcTAATCTAAAAGTGTACTGATTTCTACAAGGTCACAAAGGGTTTGATGTAGTGCAACTGTCTATGCGTCCCTTGTGGTACATtatgaaaaggggaggggagggagtgaagaaacattttcttgcttcttgaagcaAAGAACTCATTGGAATTAGAGAATAAACATACCGTGCAAGTATGTTCCTCTACTCGGCTGTCACTGGTGCTCATCTGCCAACCAAACATTTCCTCGAGTCACACGGTGGCAACTCTCCTTAGAATTCAAAGCCCACACAGTTAAGGCTGGTCTGctaggttaaaaaaaagggggcactGTTGTCATTCAACCCTTTATCTCTTTCTAGATTTCTTAATGCCTGGGAAGACCACATACAGAATAATCAATTAgttaagcatttctttttctaaaagcaAATCAAGTCACTCTCTTCCTTGttaatttatgcttttttctcatgagaatgatttttttctagaaacaGTGAACAGATGAACCACAGtttatatctaaaaaataaacttgccaAATGTTGCTGGTACTAAAAACAGATTAGTTATCATGGGAGAAAAATAGATAATCTAGATTAAATTGCATATTCAACGGAgcatataaaatgtttcttaGCATTAAGTTTTCGTTATATACTACACTTGagagaaacattaagaaaaagaactttcCTGATTATATTCAACGTGGTTAAAAACAAACAGCTCTTACACAATAGTAATTAATATGAATTTGGTTTTACAAAGTATTCTAATTTACCAAACTCCATATTTagaaggggagtggggagaggctcTCTTGTCCTTCTTTCTAAGCTTGCAAATCCTTGAGCTATACTCGCTAAACTACCATTCACACCAAGAGTGTGACACCATCGTTACCATGCTACTCTATCAAGAACATTCGAagatattttctataataaagataaatagaaaaaagttaATATACACGTTGCTGTATTTTACAATGTTTGCAACAAACTGTAAACTAACATAGTTTGAACCAACAGTACCCTCagttatataaaacaatttttcaacACTGAGGATGGGTGATTCAAAAACACTAAAAGGAAGGCAACAAATTAGACTATGTCTTTTTATCCTCAAAATAGATTTTCAAAACTCAGAATTCAGAAGTCTGGTACTTTCAGAAATTCTTTTCTTGAGTTTCCCAGATTTTTTGATCAGAAATTGTTgctatttattataaatgtttaaaaaaattcttcatctTAATGCAAATGACCAGAGCAGAGAAACTGTGACATGGACAACAGGTTGGAAAACCCAACTCACTTAGcttataaatttataatgtaGTCCTGGAGGACAACTGTCTGTTAGTCTAGAGGTCCTTGGAAAATAAGTCTGATGTAGCCTTGTTCACCAGCCAACTGATGTGCACAAAAGGGGCAGGCTGCGTGAAAAGTATGAGTACCATGAGGAAGTGGGATCTGGGACCAATAGGCAGTTGTCTTTTCTGAACACACATGCCCGCATGGGCTGAACGCATGGGTTGGAGGGCCGGCGTCCACATAAAATCCAGCTTCACATCCAAGCCACAGAGGGACATAGGGACCAACAGACCTACACATGGGACATTCACGATCTTTTCCATCACGTTCTTCTTTGTTTCCCCAGTTATGATAGCCATGCACATGGCCGCAGTTTAGATATACCCATGGTTGTTTTTCATCAACAACATCTTTCCTCTTCATACTAGGAAACGCTAGTGTGTTGAACCCGACAGGGCACTGAGGTCGTGCTGCATTGATTTCCTGTCTTAAAGCTTCTAAATGCTTCACTGTAGGAGTGTGGGAAAGGCCTTCTGCAGTACGCCACAGCAATGTTGCACCGCAGAGGTCAATTAATGAGCCATCTTGTAATTGATTGGTTTCAATTTCCACCTAGAGGAAACAAGAATCAAAAAACACATTCACCACTGTGTTTTCAATTCTCATGTGAGAGTTTTGGTCTTACATGCTCCTTACTCAAGAATTGAGATTTCCTATGACTGTTACTAAATAGAAGAAACTCTAATGGTAGTCATGAAAAATGTAAGCTTGAAAACCAAAGGTAAAATATTGAGCAGGAACAGATTTCTTTTCAGCCTTATGGTAAAGACGACAGATGATTAAAACATGTAGCTCATCAGTAAGTCTAATATTTCCAATATATGTCATGATCGAAGAGATATAGATACAAGTAGAAAATCACAGTGCTATTTAACTTAGAAAAGCTTaggttttaaaacatattaacatgatatgagagaataaatttttcaAGTGTCTTGATTAAAACATTCAGATATTATCCTCTAGTATAATATTTAGTAGTCCTTGTTTTATAGTCAGACTTGTG is from Panthera uncia isolate 11264 chromosome A3 unlocalized genomic scaffold, Puncia_PCG_1.0 HiC_scaffold_11, whole genome shotgun sequence and encodes:
- the PELI1 gene encoding E3 ubiquitin-protein ligase pellino homolog 1 isoform X2; the protein is MFSPDQENHPSKAPVKYGELIVLGYNGSLPNGDRGRRKSRFALFKRPKANGVKPSTVHIACTPQAAKAISNKDQHSISYTLSRAQTVVVEYTHDSNTDMFQEKAAKWKTSDGQMDGLTTNGVLVMHPRNGFTEDSKPGIWREISVCGNVFSLRETRSAQQRGKMVEIETNQLQDGSLIDLCGATLLWRTAEGLSHTPTVKHLEALRQEINAARPQCPVGFNTLAFPSMKRKDVVDEKQPWVYLNCGHVHGYHNWGNKEERDGKDRECPMCRSVGPYVPLWLGCEAGFYVDAGPPTHAFSPCGHVCSEKTTAYWSQIPLPHGTHTFHAACPFCAHQLAGEQGYIRLIFQGPLD